A single window of Myxococcales bacterium DNA harbors:
- a CDS encoding translocation/assembly module TamB domain-containing protein, giving the protein MHKTEPPPPTVPDTVEAVPRRRVRVLGFLGRSFGLLALLAVFATSLGAGAILHVNLPASRRVASTLLSRSLSGVFYGEVKTGQIEDLGLRGATLSDVIVKDEAGSVVLTLNDVRVRADVIPIVREVLTAKERVTLIIRNIRADRADVQVVPDEQGIPTLARALTPIESAPKTPTAPKSASRPLRVWLPQIELGKVYARGTVAGLPILEVGLGGVRGSVLATPKGAAIDVHRYGMTVRGLAGTDATGTGELHIRAPGAVWSSFNGYFGNLPLAGSVYVKGPRVAATVDIPRALPEDVRALLSDWPLTQTVSAHVEATGTLPELQTNARFEIEDTRLTASGPIRFAPAFRVDLDVEGRGVDIRAIWPQAPKSKVDVDTSVAVWDRLGQIVVDVNGTTGASTFSGQLVPPMDVNGTWNEKGFEGKATLHETGMPLKVAFTVHPSGALDLEARARSFQIERAPRVRQLTPAKGRVEAVVKAHIEKNQLDSTLIGDVAAFSLGDVQLAHGHLTGRARGPLTDLDKINISAKVVGKELVASGQSFARVDVEAKGPVRRPALTAHLRDDYGPEVTASATLDARGKPSIKNLDLQVKRDGATLGGRISTLNLDTRDVVVNDLKLSGAGGELTGRARISKERVELKAKGEGLDLDVVSRALGLPRGLLGGRLNVDTDIIASKGESHGHVRIALGKGSIASVGGVSLSVNATLDGEHIEGNASGVVEDVGGFGATWQSELDGNPADPKSWLGMTGDGEIQLSELQLSLLQRVLPESAHIEKIAGTAFARLRVERLGPQQLPNVRVEIAGTRKLAIVRAPEKKGDKPTELTGVELQMAGGVNGDKGDASGTTQLYDAAGALITTSGTARIDWKKILEDPSDWLSQLLEAPVMAMFTLHERPFALLPEPVRPTAITGSAGARVIVSGSVSDPKLSANFEAHSVQATGSARALPVDLRAAGLYELASGRFAASVDAFVEKHRVAQFMASGNASIVDGSWTGGAHWALEGVPLGVVPALAEAKVNGNLRGSIAVQRQTREEPPQLSAKVDVSSASVDGVSVGRGTILVRSDGRQLRAQAEFDDGQGQLSAEARFGLDWSGALPDLDRERRVLLSAESRGYDAVVVSPFVRDVFSRLTGKVDGKLSLVLEAQRDAKGKPTKEFDVTVDGKAKLKSGVLNIAPLGIEFRDLTCDATARTSGRYSIVEIRDVLARSRSETPNVRALANLYFERLRLARGNASLSMTEVPLLFNGVSQATATGFSTIGIEREDERMVVTVNIPSLTAKLPQASGREVVELADNPAIEVVQALREPRTPSTEPLLPWRFVVNLQRGVRITRADLNLPLIGQPVIDLGKDTTVGGFIELEPGGRFQSWGKTWVIDAGRVVFDTPEPSDPHLFATASWRAPDGTVVFVDVRGTLRDAKLKLTSDPARSEPEIMALLFGGSSSGASDESSGARTRETAAAGGIATAFNTLFADALVGSVELRTGTDENKASYTAAVRLSESVWFEGTYRNRLEQQQDATNTEPVDVSGTVDWRFQRNWSLRTEVGTVGTGLDLLWQYRY; this is encoded by the coding sequence ATGCACAAGACCGAGCCCCCTCCCCCCACGGTCCCGGATACCGTCGAGGCGGTCCCGCGGCGTCGAGTCCGGGTGCTCGGTTTCCTCGGCCGCTCCTTCGGCTTGCTGGCTCTCTTGGCGGTGTTTGCAACGAGCCTGGGCGCGGGCGCCATCTTGCACGTCAACCTGCCCGCATCTCGGCGCGTGGCTTCGACGCTCTTGTCGCGCTCCCTGAGCGGTGTGTTCTACGGCGAGGTCAAGACAGGGCAAATCGAGGACCTCGGCCTGCGCGGCGCGACGCTGAGCGACGTCATCGTCAAAGACGAGGCGGGCAGCGTCGTTTTGACATTGAACGACGTGCGAGTGCGCGCCGACGTCATCCCCATCGTTCGCGAGGTCCTGACGGCGAAGGAGCGCGTGACGCTCATCATCCGGAACATTCGCGCCGATCGGGCGGACGTGCAGGTCGTGCCGGACGAACAAGGCATCCCCACTCTGGCGCGCGCGCTCACGCCGATCGAATCGGCACCCAAGACCCCCACCGCGCCGAAGTCAGCGTCACGCCCGCTGCGGGTGTGGCTGCCCCAGATCGAGCTCGGGAAGGTCTACGCGCGCGGCACCGTCGCGGGACTCCCGATCCTCGAAGTGGGGCTCGGCGGTGTGCGCGGCTCGGTGCTTGCCACGCCGAAGGGCGCGGCCATCGATGTGCATCGCTACGGCATGACGGTGCGCGGGCTCGCGGGAACCGACGCCACAGGCACCGGGGAGCTTCACATCCGCGCGCCAGGTGCGGTGTGGAGCTCGTTCAATGGTTACTTCGGCAACTTGCCCCTCGCGGGTTCGGTGTACGTGAAAGGGCCTCGGGTGGCGGCGACCGTCGACATTCCGCGTGCCTTGCCGGAGGACGTGCGGGCGCTGCTGAGTGATTGGCCGCTCACGCAGACCGTCTCGGCTCACGTCGAAGCCACGGGCACGCTGCCCGAGCTGCAGACGAACGCCCGCTTCGAAATCGAAGACACCCGCCTCACCGCCAGCGGTCCGATCCGATTCGCGCCGGCCTTTCGCGTCGACCTCGATGTGGAGGGTCGCGGCGTCGACATACGCGCCATCTGGCCCCAGGCGCCAAAATCCAAGGTCGACGTCGATACCTCGGTCGCGGTCTGGGATCGCCTCGGCCAGATCGTCGTCGACGTGAACGGCACCACCGGCGCCAGCACGTTCTCGGGACAATTGGTCCCGCCGATGGACGTGAACGGGACCTGGAACGAGAAGGGTTTCGAGGGCAAGGCGACTCTGCACGAGACCGGCATGCCGCTGAAGGTGGCGTTCACGGTGCACCCGAGCGGCGCGCTGGACCTGGAGGCGCGCGCGCGCTCCTTCCAGATCGAGCGCGCGCCGCGCGTCCGTCAGCTGACCCCGGCAAAGGGGCGCGTCGAGGCTGTGGTGAAGGCCCACATCGAGAAGAACCAGCTCGACTCGACCTTGATCGGCGACGTCGCGGCGTTCTCACTGGGCGATGTGCAGCTGGCGCACGGTCACCTGACGGGTCGAGCCAGAGGCCCGCTCACCGACCTCGACAAGATCAACATCAGCGCCAAGGTCGTGGGTAAGGAGCTCGTGGCCAGCGGGCAGAGCTTCGCCCGCGTCGACGTCGAGGCCAAGGGCCCGGTGCGGCGCCCGGCGCTGACCGCGCACTTGCGGGACGACTACGGGCCCGAGGTGACGGCCAGCGCCACGCTCGACGCCAGGGGCAAACCCAGCATCAAGAACCTCGACCTGCAGGTGAAGCGGGATGGGGCCACGCTCGGGGGCCGCATCTCCACCCTCAATCTCGACACCCGGGACGTGGTCGTGAACGACCTCAAGCTCTCCGGCGCCGGCGGAGAGCTGACCGGTCGAGCGCGGATCTCGAAGGAGCGAGTCGAGCTGAAGGCCAAGGGCGAAGGCCTCGATCTCGACGTGGTCTCGCGGGCGCTGGGCTTGCCACGAGGCCTCCTGGGCGGGCGCCTGAACGTGGACACCGACATCATCGCGAGCAAGGGAGAGTCCCACGGTCACGTGCGCATCGCGCTGGGCAAGGGCTCGATCGCGTCGGTCGGCGGCGTGTCGCTGTCGGTCAACGCAACGCTCGACGGCGAGCACATCGAGGGCAACGCTTCCGGCGTGGTCGAGGACGTCGGCGGGTTTGGCGCCACTTGGCAGAGTGAGCTCGACGGGAATCCGGCCGACCCGAAGTCGTGGCTCGGCATGACCGGTGACGGGGAAATTCAGCTGAGTGAGCTGCAGCTCTCGCTCCTTCAGCGGGTCTTGCCGGAGTCGGCTCACATCGAGAAGATCGCAGGCACCGCCTTCGCTCGACTGCGGGTCGAGCGCCTGGGGCCCCAACAGCTGCCCAACGTGCGCGTCGAGATCGCCGGCACCCGCAAGCTCGCCATCGTGCGCGCCCCGGAGAAGAAGGGGGACAAACCCACCGAGCTCACCGGCGTCGAGCTGCAGATGGCGGGCGGAGTGAACGGCGACAAAGGCGACGCCAGTGGAACGACGCAGCTGTATGACGCGGCAGGCGCGCTGATCACCACCAGCGGCACGGCGCGGATCGACTGGAAGAAGATCCTGGAAGACCCCAGCGATTGGCTGAGCCAGCTGCTCGAGGCGCCCGTGATGGCCATGTTCACTCTGCACGAGCGTCCGTTCGCGCTCTTGCCCGAGCCGGTGCGTCCAACCGCCATCACCGGCTCGGCCGGCGCCCGGGTGATCGTGTCTGGCTCCGTCAGCGATCCGAAGCTGAGCGCGAACTTCGAGGCCCACAGCGTGCAAGCCACGGGCAGTGCTCGCGCGCTGCCCGTCGACCTGCGCGCGGCCGGACTGTACGAGCTCGCCAGCGGTCGTTTCGCGGCGAGTGTGGACGCGTTCGTCGAGAAGCACCGCGTCGCCCAGTTCATGGCCAGCGGCAACGCCAGCATCGTCGATGGCAGCTGGACCGGTGGCGCCCATTGGGCACTCGAGGGCGTACCGCTCGGCGTGGTCCCGGCTCTCGCCGAGGCGAAGGTCAACGGCAACCTCCGGGGCAGTATCGCGGTCCAGCGCCAGACCCGCGAGGAACCGCCGCAGCTCTCGGCCAAGGTCGATGTCTCCAGCGCGAGCGTCGACGGGGTGAGTGTTGGACGCGGCACCATCCTCGTGCGCTCCGATGGGCGCCAGCTGCGCGCCCAGGCCGAGTTCGATGACGGTCAGGGGCAGCTGAGCGCGGAGGCGCGCTTTGGCCTGGACTGGAGCGGGGCGCTACCGGATCTCGACCGAGAACGTCGGGTGCTCTTGTCAGCCGAGTCTCGCGGCTACGACGCCGTGGTGGTGTCGCCGTTCGTGCGCGACGTGTTCTCGCGTCTCACCGGCAAGGTCGATGGCAAGCTGAGCCTCGTGCTCGAGGCTCAGCGCGACGCCAAGGGCAAACCCACCAAGGAGTTCGACGTCACCGTCGATGGCAAGGCCAAGCTCAAGTCCGGGGTGCTCAACATCGCGCCGCTCGGCATCGAGTTCCGAGACCTGACCTGCGACGCAACGGCCCGTACTTCCGGGCGCTACTCAATCGTCGAGATCCGTGACGTGCTGGCCCGGTCCCGCTCCGAGACGCCCAACGTGCGGGCGCTGGCCAACCTCTATTTCGAACGCCTGCGCCTGGCGCGCGGCAACGCCTCGTTGAGCATGACGGAGGTCCCGCTGTTATTCAACGGCGTGTCCCAGGCCACAGCCACCGGCTTCTCTACCATCGGCATCGAGCGCGAAGATGAGCGCATGGTCGTGACCGTGAACATCCCCAGCCTGACGGCCAAGCTGCCCCAGGCTTCCGGACGCGAGGTCGTCGAGCTGGCGGACAACCCGGCGATCGAGGTGGTGCAGGCCCTGCGGGAACCCCGCACTCCCTCCACGGAGCCCCTGCTCCCCTGGCGCTTCGTGGTGAACTTGCAGCGCGGCGTGCGCATCACTCGAGCCGATCTGAACCTGCCGCTCATCGGGCAGCCGGTGATCGACCTGGGCAAGGACACGACGGTCGGTGGGTTCATCGAGCTCGAGCCCGGGGGGCGTTTTCAGTCCTGGGGCAAGACCTGGGTGATCGACGCGGGCCGCGTGGTGTTCGACACCCCGGAGCCGAGCGATCCCCACCTGTTTGCCACCGCCAGCTGGCGCGCGCCGGATGGAACGGTCGTGTTCGTGGATGTGCGCGGCACGCTCCGAGACGCGAAACTCAAGCTCACCAGCGATCCGGCGCGCTCGGAGCCGGAAATCATGGCGCTGCTGTTCGGAGGCTCATCGAGTGGAGCCAGCGACGAGTCCTCCGGAGCGCGCACGCGGGAGACCGCCGCAGCGGGCGGGATCGCCACGGCGTTCAACACACTGTTCGCCGACGCGCTCGTCGGCAGCGTGGAGCTTCGCACCGGGACCGACGAGAACAAGGCGAGCTACACCGCCGCCGTGCGACTGAGCGAGAGCGTCTGGTTCGAGGGCACCTACCGCAACCGTCTGGAGCAACAGCAGGACGCCACCAACACCGAACCGGTCGACGTGAGCGGCACCGTGGATTGGCGCTTCCAGCGCAACTGGTCACTGCGCACCGAGGTCGGCACGGTGGGCACTGGCCTCGACCTGTTGTGGCAGTATCGGTACTAG
- a CDS encoding BamA/TamA family outer membrane protein: MTRWRVGALACLLALSTTLVGCIKKGIPPGRDLVADVEIVGTSALDAPAVEERLATRPPPFPKSFEGLLYDYEIFDDTVLARDLERVERYYRRKGFYEAKVRAARIVRVDARHVRVEIAVDEGPLVRVRRSDLSGLATLPHEVAARALRAITLDPGEPFDEDEFEANGKAIAGVLGDAGYAFAKVKHAAKVDLATHLADVAFEVVQGPVARYGSVRIIGLVSIPEDKVRAVLGIEEGARYSRKDLLDAQEALQALGVFASVEVGQDKTKSAGGVVPVNVVVQESSLRTLRMGGGARFDVLRLSNHFRVGWEHRNFIGGMRRFNIEARPGVTYFPTRIGRFDSPTRLLPENRLHAELRQPSFVEGRTTGFVSSDYSIYPLLYPLPDGADPERERVIGYHEVKATTGVERAFFGHHLFVTPSYNWQANFPFTYQGNVPDGLQAVRVSFPELYAILDFRDDRIEPHEGFYLSNSFQVAGYVFSGTVSDLRLRPDLRGFLPLSRHVTLATRLSTGFLFPSNYGETLTNAQAQLDPTNPAVIRDQHKLLFRAFYSGGPNSNRGYPYRGVGPHGPVGFLVPTGEDCGKPIDQLPAACIRPLGGLTLWEASMEVRFPIIGPLFGSTFIDASDVTRSVGEIRFNVPHVSPGFGLRYRTPVGPLRVDAGYRTPWLQKIGEQDLERREGNPGTLFGLPIAIHIALGESF; this comes from the coding sequence ATGACACGCTGGCGCGTAGGCGCGCTGGCTTGTTTGCTCGCGCTTTCGACGACGCTGGTCGGCTGTATCAAGAAGGGCATCCCGCCCGGCCGCGACCTGGTCGCCGACGTCGAGATCGTGGGGACGAGTGCCCTCGATGCTCCAGCGGTGGAGGAGCGCCTCGCGACACGACCGCCACCGTTCCCCAAGTCGTTCGAGGGGCTGCTCTACGACTACGAAATCTTCGACGACACGGTGCTCGCCCGGGATCTGGAGCGCGTCGAGCGGTACTACCGCCGCAAGGGCTTCTACGAAGCCAAGGTCCGGGCGGCGCGCATCGTGCGCGTCGACGCCCGGCACGTCCGGGTCGAGATCGCGGTGGACGAGGGGCCGCTCGTCCGCGTGCGCCGCTCCGACCTGAGCGGCCTCGCAACGCTGCCCCACGAGGTCGCGGCGCGCGCGCTCCGCGCCATCACCCTCGACCCGGGCGAGCCGTTCGACGAAGACGAATTCGAGGCGAACGGCAAGGCCATCGCCGGAGTGCTCGGGGATGCCGGCTACGCTTTTGCGAAGGTCAAACATGCGGCGAAGGTCGATCTCGCCACGCACCTCGCGGACGTCGCCTTCGAGGTGGTCCAGGGACCCGTCGCTCGTTACGGAAGCGTGCGCATCATCGGATTGGTGTCCATCCCCGAGGACAAGGTCCGGGCAGTCCTCGGCATCGAAGAGGGCGCGCGCTACTCGCGCAAGGATCTGCTCGACGCACAGGAGGCGCTGCAAGCGTTGGGTGTCTTCGCCAGCGTCGAGGTCGGACAGGACAAGACGAAGTCCGCGGGCGGAGTGGTCCCCGTCAATGTCGTCGTGCAAGAGTCGTCGCTCAGGACTCTGCGCATGGGCGGCGGCGCGCGCTTCGACGTGCTGCGTCTCTCCAACCATTTTCGGGTCGGCTGGGAGCATCGCAACTTCATCGGCGGCATGCGCCGCTTCAACATCGAAGCTCGTCCGGGTGTGACCTACTTCCCCACCCGCATCGGCCGCTTCGACTCACCGACGCGCCTTTTGCCGGAAAACCGCCTGCACGCGGAGCTCCGACAGCCGTCGTTCGTCGAAGGTCGAACCACCGGCTTCGTGTCGAGCGACTACAGCATCTACCCGCTCCTGTATCCGCTGCCCGACGGTGCCGACCCGGAGCGCGAGCGGGTAATCGGTTATCACGAGGTCAAGGCCACCACAGGCGTCGAGCGCGCTTTCTTCGGTCACCACCTGTTCGTGACACCCTCGTACAACTGGCAGGCGAACTTCCCGTTCACCTATCAGGGCAACGTGCCCGACGGGCTCCAGGCCGTGCGGGTGTCGTTCCCGGAGCTGTACGCCATCCTCGACTTCAGAGACGACCGCATCGAGCCCCACGAGGGCTTCTATCTGTCGAACTCGTTCCAGGTCGCAGGCTACGTGTTCAGCGGCACGGTCAGCGACCTGCGCCTGCGCCCCGACCTCAGAGGTTTCTTGCCGTTGTCGCGCCATGTCACGTTGGCAACCCGACTCTCGACGGGTTTTTTGTTTCCGAGCAACTACGGCGAGACCCTCACGAACGCTCAAGCCCAGCTCGACCCGACGAACCCGGCGGTGATTCGTGATCAGCACAAACTCTTGTTCCGCGCGTTCTACTCCGGGGGACCGAACTCGAACCGCGGATATCCGTACCGCGGGGTCGGACCTCACGGTCCGGTCGGGTTCCTGGTTCCAACGGGCGAAGACTGCGGCAAGCCCATCGACCAGCTGCCGGCAGCTTGCATTCGCCCCCTCGGTGGCCTCACGCTTTGGGAAGCGTCCATGGAAGTCCGCTTTCCCATCATCGGCCCGCTGTTCGGTTCGACTTTCATCGATGCCAGCGACGTCACACGCTCCGTGGGTGAAATCCGCTTCAACGTTCCGCACGTTTCGCCGGGTTTCGGGCTCAGATACCGCACGCCCGTGGGGCCACTCCGGGTGGATGCCGGATACCGCACACCCTGGCTGCAGAAGATCGGTGAGCAAGATCTCGAGCGCCGGGAGGGCAATCCGGGCACGCTGTTCGGGCTGCCCATCGCGATTCACATCGCCCTGGGTGAATCCTTCTGA